The bacterium sequence TCATCAACAGCCTGAAACTATCAGAGCCGTTGCTTATGCTGAGGTAGAACCAGCTCGATGCCTTGCACAGGCGATGCGCGAAAGGGATATTAAGTACGCAATCATTGCTGCTCGTGGCACGTCCGATCATGCCGCAACCTATGCTCAATACTTATTGGGCATAGAGAACTCATTGCCGGTCGGATTAGCTACCCCGAGCGTACAGACACTCTATGGCAGGAAAGTAAATTATCGAGACGCTTTGGTAATTGGGATATCTCAATCCGGTGAATCGCCGGATGTAGCTGAAGTTGTTCAGTCAGCCCGAGAAGTCGGAGCATTGACTGCGAGCATAACAAATAATCCAAATTCACTCGTTGCCCGCACTGCAGAGTTCCCTTTGCGCATTCACTCAGGGTCAGAAAAGAGCGTGGCTGCGACGAAGACCTATATGGGCACACTGGCTGTTATTGCACTTCTTTCTGAACTTCTTAAAGGTTCAAGTGATCCAGTTGCAGCTTTGAATGATGTCGCCGATAAAATGACTATCGCGCTCAAGAAGGAAGAGCAAATCGCACGAGTCGTGGAGCGTTATCGTTATATTCAGCAGTGCGCAATTCTTGCTCGAGGGATTAACTGGGCGACAGCTTCAGAAGCAGCCCTGAAAATTATTGAGACTAGCTATGTAATGGCAAGGCCTTATTCTTCGGCGGATTTCTTGCATGGTCCCTTCGCTCTTGTGCATGCGGGATTTCCGGTCATGCTTTTTGCATCTAATGGTCCAACTTTAGGGACGATGCATGAAATAGCCTGTAAACTGAGAGACAATAACGCCGAAATTATTGCAATCGCTCGCTCAAAAGATATTTTGGACACTGCAAGAACCGCAATTGAAGTTGAATTCGACATCGAAGAGATATATAGCCCGTTGGTTTATATTGTGTATGGACAACTTTTCGCCTGTCATTTAGCGCAGACGATCGGAGTCGATCCTGATAATCCAAGAGGACTGACCAAGGTCACTAGAACTCTTTAAAAGGGAAAGGGCGGGTATTTTACCCGCCCAGTGGTATTGTTCACGGAGCCTTGTTATTTGACGCGCATTTGGCACGTCAAAACTTGAGTTGCGTTTG is a genomic window containing:
- a CDS encoding SIS domain-containing protein, translated to MTLMQQEIHQQPETIRAVAYAEVEPARCLAQAMRERDIKYAIIAARGTSDHAATYAQYLLGIENSLPVGLATPSVQTLYGRKVNYRDALVIGISQSGESPDVAEVVQSAREVGALTASITNNPNSLVARTAEFPLRIHSGSEKSVAATKTYMGTLAVIALLSELLKGSSDPVAALNDVADKMTIALKKEEQIARVVERYRYIQQCAILARGINWATASEAALKIIETSYVMARPYSSADFLHGPFALVHAGFPVMLFASNGPTLGTMHEIACKLRDNNAEIIAIARSKDILDTARTAIEVEFDIEEIYSPLVYIVYGQLFACHLAQTIGVDPDNPRGLTKVTRTL